The following DNA comes from Planifilum fimeticola.
CACAAGGCGGACGAATTGGGGAATCTGGTGTATTACAAAACGGCCCGCAACTTCAATCCGCTGATGGTCATGGCGTCCGATTGGGTCATCGCGGAAGTGGATGAGATCGTACCCGCGGGCAGTCTGGATCCGGAGGCGATTGTCACCCCCCATGTCTTTGTCGATATTTTGGTGACGGAGTGAGGTCAATGAACCGGAAGGAACGGATACGACATTGCATCGCCAAAAGAGCGGCGCGGGAGCTCAAGGACGGGGATGTGGTCAATCTGGGCATCGGGATCCCCACACTGGTCGGCGATTACATCCCGCCGGGGGTGACCGTCCACTTCCACACGGAAAACGGCATGCTGGAAGTGGGTCCCACCCCTCCGCCGGATCAGGCTGATCCGCGGCTGGTCAACGCCAGCCGCCATCCGGTCTCGGAACTCCCCGGCGCCTCCTATTTCGACAGCGGCCTTTCTTTTGCCATCATGCGGGGAGGACATCTGGACGCCACGGTCATCGGGGCCCTCCAGGTCAGCCAGAAAGGGGATCTGGCCAGCTGGGCCATTCCGGGAAAACCGATCCTCGGCGTGGGGGGAGCGATGGATCTGGTGGTGGGGGCCAAGCGGGTGATCGTGGCCACGACACATCAGACCAAGGATGGACAGCCGAAGATCCTTCCGGAGTGCACGTATCCCTTAACCGCCCGGGAAGAAGTGGATGTGTTGGTGACGGAGCACGCGGTATTCCGCTTTGAGAGGGGAAAAATGATCCTCGTCGAGATCGGGGATCACCTGGCGTTGGAAGATTTGAAATCGATCACTCCCGCCGAATACGAAATCCATCCCCATCTCAAAGTGGTAAACCGGTGGGAAGGATTGGAGTGAAAGCACGGATATAGAGCGAGTTTTCAATGCTTGCCGCCCGGGGGGCGGTTTTTTTCGCGCTTCTGTCGGTGACGGGAAGGCGACACCGTCCAGCCGCATCCATTTTTTCATTATTGAGAAAATGGAGGGAATAAAAAGCCGTTGCCAATTACAGAATATTTCTGTTACAATCAGATCGAAACGTTTTAAATAAATGTCGAATATGCGAGCTGAATATTGTCTGTTTTTAAACAAAAACGTTTCGATATTTGATAAACGGAGGAAGATGACCAGTTGGCGACGATCAAGGATGTAGCGAAATTGGCCGGGGTCTCCATTTCCACCGCTTCCCTCGCCCTGAACAATCAACCCCATGTCCGGGAGGAAACCCGAAAAAAAGTGCTGGAAGCGGCCAAACAGTTGAACTATCAGCCCAATGGCATTGCCCGGGATCTGAAATCAAGCAAAACCTACACGATCGGATTGATCCTCGCCGATTTGGCCGGTCCCTTCTATTCGGAGTTGATTCGAGGCATTCAGGATGTGACAGCCTCCAACGGATACGATCTTGTGGCCCTCAGCGCCGTCGGGGAAAATCCGAAATCCGTCCGCTACATTCAGGAGAAGCGGACGGACGGCATGATCATCATGGCTCACAATATTTCCACCGAGATGATTCGAAAGGCGGCACGCCCCGATTTCCCCATCATCGTTCTCGACCGGAAGATGGAAGCGGACCATATCTACAGTGTCGGGGTGGACAACCGGAAAGCCGCCTTTGAGGCGGTGAGTTACCTGTTGAAAAAGGGATACCGCCGCATCGGTTATTTGGGAGGGCCCAGCAATTCAACGGATAATCAGCAGCGGTTTCTCGGATATCGAGACGCGCTGAAGGCCCAAGGACTCAAAGTGGAACCCAAGTGGTGTCTGCAAGGCAGGTTCGTCAAGGAGGGAGGATATCAGGCAGTCAAACTGCTGGCCGCTCAGGATCTGTTGCCGGAGGCCATTTTCTCCGCCAACGACGAAATGGCCATCGGAGCGATGGAGGCTCTGGAGGAGCGGGGAATCAAAGTGCCCCAAGAGGTGGCCATCGTCGGATTTGACGATATTCAGCTCGCCCGTTATGTTCGGCCTGCCTTGACCACCGTTCGGCAACCCATGTACGACATGGGATCCATGGCTGCCAGCCTTCTGTTCCGGTTGTTCCAGAAAGACCGGAGCGTTCGATCCGTGATGTTGGAGACGGAGTTGATCATCCGCGAGTCTTGCGGCGGCAATCCATCCATATCGGGGGGGATGGGAAATGGAATGGAGGGGAGTGATCGGTGGAGCCTACGAAATGTGTGAATGGATCATGCGCTTGGCCTATGTCAATTTGCTGTGGCTGTTATTTACCTTCCTCGGCTTGGGGGTTCTGGGATTTTTTCCGGCCACTTCAGCCATGTTTACTCTGGTTCGGGGGTGGTTGAACGGGCAAGAATTCAAGGTTTTTCACGCGTTTTGGAGAAGCTGCCGAAAGAATTGGATCGATGCCAACCTGCTGGGGTATTTCCTCTTGGCTGTCGGCATTCTCCTTTATGTCGACATCCGTTTGATGCGGAGTTTCAACCATCCGTTCTTTGATCTCCTTTCTTTCGCCGCACTGGGTTTTGGGTTCTTGTATCTCGTGGTGCTTTTGTATGCTTTTCCTCTGTCTGTCCATCTCCGACTGAGGAAACGGGAAATTGTCCGTCTGGCCCTGTTTGCGGGGATGAAACAGCCTCTGCTGACTTTGTTCCTGCTCGCGAGCATCGCGATGATCGCCCTGGTCAACGCGGTGTTCCCCGGATTGATCCCGTTTTTGAGCGGAAGCGTCGTTTGCCTGGTGTCGATGTGGGCGGTTCTCCGATTATTTCCGATGTCCGCGGAGCATTTTTCCGCAGGGCAATCCCGAAAAGCGCATTAAAGGAGGCGGGATGATGAAGAGGATCAAACCCTTTGCGCCGGTTCTGGCGGTGTGTCTGATCGCGGCCACGATCCTGGCCGGTTGCGCGGAACCCAATCAAGCGCAAGGGAAAACGGTGGTGAAGTTTTGGTACACATGGCAGGGTGCCGAGGCGGAGCAGATGGAGAAGCTGATCGACGAGTTCAACTCCAGCCAGGACAAGATCCAGGTGGAGGGTTTGAGTCAGGGCGATCTGCAAAAGCAGTTGACGGCGATTGTGGGCGGCAACCCGCCGGATCTGGCGGTCCATTACGATGAGAACCGGCTCGCCTCGTGGGCGAACAAGGGCGCGATGCAGCCGTTGGATCCCTACATTGAAAAGGATAACTATGATCTGAGCGATTTTTTGCCGGGCGCGCTGGAAGCGGTGCAGTACGAGGGGAAGACGTACGGCCTGCCCCTCGGGATGAACACCTGGATGCTGTATTACAACGAAGACCTTCTGAAGGAAGCGGGATTGGACGGGCCTCCCGAAACCATTCAGGAACTTAAGGAATACAGCGAAAAACTGGACAAGACGGATGCGAAGGGGCGCCTGGAACGGTTGGGACTCTGTACCGGAGCCCACCAGCAGTACATCTGGATGTATTCCTTCGAAGGAAAGATGTGGGATCCGAAGGACAAAAAGGTGACCCCGACCGATCCGGGATTCCGGTCCTCGGTTGAGCTGGTCGCGGACAACTGGAAGCGCCACGGTGCCCAAAACATGGATCGCTTCCAATCCGGTTTCGGCAAGTACGATTCGCCTCAAAACCCCTTTTTCATCGGGAAGTGCGCGATGACGATCGACGGAGAGTGGCTGGCCACGCACATCGATCGGTTTGCGCCGAATCTGAATTACGGAATCGCTCCCATTCCCCATGACGAAAAGCATCCGGAAGCGAAAAAGGTCGGATATATGAACGTCAACCTGCTCTATATTCCGAAGGGGGCCAAAAACCCCGACGCCGCCTGGGAATTCCTCAAATGGCTGACCGCCAAGGAACAGATGCTCAAATTCGACGTGGCTCTCGGCAATCTGGCACCCCGCAAAAGTGCGGTGGACGACCCCGCCTTTGACAAGGTGCCCGGATTTGATCGGTTTGCAAAATACGCGAAAGAGCACGAATTGAAGCCGCTTCCGTCTCTTCCGTTCAAGGAAGAATATCTGAATGAGATCCAAAAGCAGATGGATCAAATCCTGCGGGGAAAAATTTCCCTTGATGAAGGGATGAGAAAAATCGCGGAGAAAATCCAGCCCATCGCGGATAAAACGATGAAGTAGAGCAGCCGGTCGTTTGGGACGGCATCACGGTATCGTCGCTTACGGGGAAGGGCGGAAGACCCGGCGTGCAAGGAACTGAATGCGGATTCCGGATCCCCTTTGCGCAGGACAGCCCGATCTGTCCTGCGCAGGGCCGGAGTTTGATCAGGAGCCGCATTCACCTTTGCCGGTCTCCGCAGCGCAAAAATGAACATCGATTGCACGATTTTCGTCGTCGTCATCTCAGGGGGATGAGGAGACATGGCAAAAAGAGAATGGCGGAGTCTGTGGCTGGGGTTGGCATTCGCTTCCCCCTTCATCATTGGATTTCTGTTTCTGACGTTGATTCCCTTTGCCCAGTCTTTCTACTACAGCCTGACGGAATACGATTTGTTCAATGAACCCCGGTGGGTCGGGCTGGAAAACTATCGGAGAATCCTGGAGGATCCATCCTTTTACAAATCCCTTTCCAACACGTTTTTCATGGCGTTTATCGCGGTCCCCTTCCATTTGACGGTCAGCTTGCTGATCGCTTTGCTCCTCAATATGAAAGTGAAGGGAATTGCCCTGTACCGGACGCTTTATTACCTGCCGGTGGCGATCCCGGTGGTCGCCAACTCCATCCTGTGGCTGTGGATTTTCAATCCCCAATACGGCATTCTGAACGAGATGTTGAGGGGACTCAACTTGCCGGATCAGGCTTGGCTGATGGATCCGGCGCTCACCAAACCCTCGCTGATCATCATGGGCCTGTGGGCAACCGGAGGAGGGGCGCTCATTTATTTGGCGGCACTGCAGGGAATCCCGAAGGAATTGTATGAAGCGGCGGCGATCGACGGCGCCACCGCCTGGGATCGGTTTCGTCACATCACTTTTCCGGCGCTGTCGCCGGTCACCCTGTTTCAGCTGATCATGGGCTTGATCGGGGCTTTTCAAATCTTTACCGAATCCTTTATTTTCGCCGACGGAGCGACCGGGGGACCGGATCAGTCCTTGTTGTTCTACGCCGTCAATCTCTACCGCGAAGCCTTTGTCAACCTGAACATGGGGTATGCATCCGCATTGGCGTGGATCTTGTTCGTGATTGTCATGCTGATCACCCTCATCATTTTCAAAACATCACTCCGTTGGGTGTATTACGGGGGTGAATAGGAAGATGACGAGGGATCAATCGAAGGCCGCAGGAAAACGTCGAAGTCTTGCGTATCATCTGAAGCGCACCGTTTTGCCCCATGTCTTCTTATCCCTGGTGGGGTTGATCTTTCTGTTTCCCTTTGTCTGGTTGTTTTTGAACTCGCTGAAGACGCCCCAGGAGATCTTTTCCCTGCCGCCCAAGCTGTGGCCGGAAGAGCTCCAATGGAGCAATTATGCGCGCGCGTTTCAGTCGATGCCCTTTTTCGGTTATGTGCTTAACACGCTGTTTCTCGTCATTGCCAATATCGTCGGCCATCTGTTTTCGGCGCCGCTGGTCGCCTATTCGCTGGCCAAGATTCGCTGGAGGGGGAGAGGAGCCGTCTTTGCGCTGGTTTTGGCCACCGTGATCCTGCCTCCCCAGGTGACGATGATTCCCATGTACATCATCTTTGCGAAGTTGGGTTGGGTGAATACCTACCTTCCGCTGATCATTCCCAGTTTTCTCGGATCGTCCTTCAACATTTTCCTGTTGCGCCAGTTCCTTCTGGGGATTCCGAACGAGTTGTCGGATGCGGCCCGGATCGACGGCGCCTCGGAGTTCCGAATCTACTGGCAGATCATGCTTCCGCTTCTCATGCCTCCCCTGGCGGCGATCGCCATTTTTACCTTCCAGGGGGTCTGGCACGACTTTTTCGGTCCGCTGATCTATCTGAACGATGAACGGCTGTGGACCATATCGGTGGGACTGCAAGGGTTTCTTCAGCAACATGGCGCTCAATGGGAACTGTTGATGGCGGCGGCAACCCTGTTTACCCTCCCTTCCGTCATCGCCTACTTCATCGGGCAAAAGTATTTTATCCAGGCAGGAACACAGCTTGTGCAATATAAATGATTCGGATCATAGGAGTGGATGGTATTGAATTCAGTCCGTGTGGAAAAGGGAAGGTTTGTGATCGATGGTAAGGAGACTTTCCTCTTCGGCGGAGAACTGCATTATTTCCGGGTGAGGCGCGAAGAGTGGGAGCAGCGGCTGGAGATGATCGCCCAAGCGGGATGCAATCTGGTCAGCACTTACGTTCCGTGGGTGTGGCATGAAAGGGAAGAGGGCGATATCGACCTGGCCGGACGGACGAGAAGGGAAAAGGATTTGAAAGCATTCCTCGAGCTGGTGAGAGAAAAGGGGCTATATTGCTTCGTTCGTCCCGGTCCCTATGTCATGGCGGAAATCCGCTTCGAGGGGATTCCTTCGTGGCTGGTTGAACGGTATCCGGAGGTCGTCGCCAAGAGGGCCGATGGAACGGATCACCCCACGCGCGTCGTCTCTTACCGACACCCCCTCTTTCTCGAGAAGGTCCGGCGGTGGTACCGCGAAGTGAACCGGGTAATCGCTCCGATGCAGCACACCCGAGGGGGGCCCGTCATCCTGTATCAACTGTGCAACGAAGTGGGGATGCTTCACTGGGTTTCCAACACGTCTGATTTCAACGAAGTAACCCTCGCCGCATTTGAGCGATACCTGAAGGAAAAATACGGAACCGTCCATGCGTTGAACAAAAAACACGGCACGGATGCCGATTCTTTTTCGCATTGGATCGAATCGTTTCGAAAGGGAGCGGGTGACGATTCCCTTTCCCTTCATTACGAATGGCGGCGATTTTGGCGGAGGTACTTCCGGGAGTACATCGATCAGTTGAAATGCTTCGCGGAAGAGGACGGCATCGAAGTTCCTTTCGTCGTCAATGTTCACGGATTCAAGGATTATTCCATCTACAGCCGGGGGGTGGACTACCCGATCGGCCTGTCCCAACTCTGCGAAGCTGCATCCATCGAAAAAGCGGTGTTGGCCGGCGACTTTTATCCCGGCCACGTGGGTTACGACAATTTTCACGATCTCGTCCTGGCTTCCGTGTACACGCAAGCGGTTTCCCGAAAGGAGCAGCCCCTGTTCTCCGCGGAATTCCAGTCGGGCCGCCTGGCGGACAGGCCGCGGCTTTATCCGCAGGACCTCGACTTGATTACCCGGACGTGCATCGCTCACGGGATGAAGGCGTTGAACTACTATATGTTTACCGCCGGCGAGAACTACGAGGACATCGGGATTTTCGGCCGCCGCCACGAGTGGCAGGCGCCGGTCGATTCGAAGGGACGGCCGCGCCCTCAATATGAAACCGCCCGGCATCTCGGCCGAATGCTCAAGACCGTCGGAAACAGGCTGGTCAGGGCGCAGAAGGTGGTTCACACCCACGTCGGTTTCAACCCGGACGATTACTTGACGGATGTGGTGGAACCCCGTTTCCGTCCCCGGATGGACGAACTTTCCTTTAAACGGGAGCACTTCGCCTTTGACGGGATCCTGCGGTTGCTGTCGGCCGCCAACATCTCCTTTGACGCCGTCGATTTGCTGAAGCCTTTTTCCGCTGAAGAGATCCCCACCCTGTGGGTCTTTTCCACCTCCTATATGGATCCCGATCTGCAGGAGCGTTTGGCTCGCTATGTGCAGGAAGGGGGGAAGTTGGTCCTTTACCCCGAAATTCCGACGCACGATTTGGAGGGAAACCCCTGCCGCATTCTGGCCGATCGCCTGGAACTCGGGAAGTGGGAAGTGATCCCCGGAAATGACGTGGTCGACGTATTGGGGATGGAATCGATTGCGGTCAAGCAGCGGCTGCGATTTGAGAGGTACGAAGGGGAGCCGATCGCTCTCTGTACGCGCCAAAACCGTCGGGAGACGGCGGCGTACCACAAGAAGGCGGGAAGCGGAGAGGTTTTGGTATTGGGAATTGCGATCGGACAGGATTTCGACTACCAACTGGACGTCATCCGGGCCGTCGCGGAACGGGTCGGAATCCGGCCTCATCTTTCGGCGGATACTCCCCATCTGTCGGCGATTGAGAGGAGAAACGGCAGTGAGTCTTTCCTTTTCGTGCACAACTACACGGAATGGGAGCAGGAAACCAACCTGTATGAAGGGGGACGGCCCCTCTTCGATGGGGAAAAAATTGTTCTTCCCCCGCGTTCGGGGGCGATGTATCTTCGAAATTTCCCGATCGCCGAAGATTTGGTCATCGAGTACGCCACCGTGGAGATGACGCATTGGGAATCGGCGGAGGGTCGTGCATCTCTGACCGTCAAGCCCGTGGGACGAAGCGGGGTGCTGAAGGTTCGGATGGGAGACGGGTGGCGCGCGAACATCGGCGGTTCGCCGGAAAAGGGCTTACTTCGCATCGGACCGATCGATGCGCCCGTGACGCTGACGTTTTGGCGGGAAACTTGACGTTTGAGCGTTCTAAGGGCGGTTTCACGGGAGAAGAAACCCGCCTCTTATAAACCCGGGTCGATTGAAAAAGAGGTGAAAAGGGATGCGAAAATGGCTGGTTTTGCTGGTAACCCTCGTCTTGCTTTTCAGTCTCAACGTGACCTCGGCCGCGCCCGTCATCGATGACGGCGGCGGGCGTTCGGACGCCGTATCGACAGGCCCTGCCGCATCTTCCCGCTATGAGAAGATCCTGCTTCGCTACGCCGAGGATACCTGGGAATCGTTTGTCGCCATGACCGATGAGAAAAGCGGTTTGCCGGCGGACCGCCTGCATGTCGATGGCACCCGCAGTGTGGAAACCTCTACGACGAATATCGGCGCGTATATGTGGAGCGCGCTGGTGGCCGAGAAGCTCGGCTTCATCGATCACGAGGAGCTCGTATCCCGGCTTTCCAAAACCCTCGGAACCCTGGAGAAGATGGAGCGCCATAAGGAGAGCGGACAGTACTACAACTGGTACGACCACCGGACGGGTGAGAAATTGACCGAGTGGCCGAGCACCGGTGATCCGCTCACGCCGATCCTGTCGTCGGTGGACAATGGATGGCTGGCCACCGGCCTGCACCTTGTGAGACAGTCCGTGCCGGAGTTGTCGCACCGAGCCGGTGCGCTGTTCGACAGCATGGACTTCAGCATCTTCTACGACCCGGACACCAACCGTCTTCTGTTCAGCTACGTACCGAGCACCGGAGAAAAGCATTGCTGCTATGACACGCTCGGCGAGATCCGAATCGCCAGCTACATCGGCATGGCCAAGGGAGAGATGCCGCAGAAGCATTACTTCGGGGCGTGGCGGACGTTTCCCGACAGCTGCAAGGATTGGGGATGGCAGGAGATGCGGCCGCAGGGCTTCCACCGGCAGTACTTCGGCGTCGATGTGTTTGAGGGCGCATACCGGTACAACGGCTCGCGCATCGTGCCCAACTGGGGCGGCAGCATGTTTGAGGCTTTGATGGTTCCGCTGTTCGTGCCCGAGGAGAAATGGGCGCCGGGCAGCTGGCGGGTGAATCACCCGCTGTACGTCCGGGCACAGATTTATCACGGCATGGTTGAAGCCGGTTACGGATATTGGGGTTTTTCCCCTTCGGATGTTCCGGAAGGGGGCTACCGCGCTTACGGGGTCGACGCTCTCGGCATGAATCCCGACGGTTATCCGTCGAACAACGACGACACCTTCGCGGATTTCGGCTATGAAGGATGCGAGGGACGTGAGCCCAAGCCCCTCCCGAAGCCTGAGGAGTACACCAACGGCGTCGTGACGCCCCATGCGGCGTTCCTGGCACTCCGGTGGGCGCCGGAGGAGACGGTGAAGAACTTGACCAGACTGGAGCGCGACTTCGACATCTATACCAAGTGGGGGTTCCGTGACTCCGTCAACGTCGAGACCGGTGAGGTGTCCGATTTCTACCTGGCCCTCGACCAGGGCATGATCATGGCGTCCATCGGCAACTTCCTGGCCGATGACATGCTGCGTCGCTCCTTTGTCACGCCGCAATTCGAGAAGAGGCTGCGGCCGCCGATGGCGGTGGAAGAGTTCAACGCCCATCCGCGCGCCTGCACCATCGTAGGGACTCCGGGCGATGATGTCATCCACGGCACCCCGGGCGACGACGTGATTTGCGGACTGGGCGGCAATGACGTCATTTACGGAGGCGGAGGCGACGATGTCATCTACGGTGATGCGGGCGATGACCGGATCTATGGGATGAACGGCGACGATGTCCTGTACGGCGGAGAGGGTGAAGATCAGCTCTTCGGAGGACGCGGTGACGATGTCCTGTCGGCGGGACCCGGTCGGGATGCGTTGACGGGTGGCGCGGGCGAGGACCACTTCGAGGGCGGAACCGGCTCCAACGAGTGCCGGGACGTTTCTGCCGAGGATAGCGCCAATGCGTGCGGTCCCGCTGGACAGCCCCGGTGATTGAAAGAGTTGCGGTTGCCATGACCCATGCGGGTCATCTTTCCCGGAGCGGCGTTGCCTGAAGGGAAATGGATGGAAAGGAAAGGCCCAAAAAGCTCCAGGTGTTCAAATAAACACAACGCATGGAGAATCGGTGGCGGATGGTTGCCGATCTTCCCCGGATGCATGTCCGGAGGGGAGGATCGAACATCGAAGCTGCGGGCGGATCATCGATCCGCCCGCAGCCGAGTTCAGTCAAATACGCTGGAAAGGGGATTCCCATGGAATTGCTGCTGAACGGCATGTGGGAATATGCGGTGGGCGAGGGGGATTCGGAAGATGCGGCGTTCCCCCGGTGGGAGGGAACCATCCGGATCCCTTCCAATTGGGTGCAGGAAGGGCTTGAGAAGATTCACGGGCCGGTCTGGTTTCGGCGGGTTTTCCGGATTGACCGGTTGAATCCGGATCAACGCTACTTTTTGCAGTTCAAGGGCGTCGATTATTTTCACGAGGTCTTCCTCAACGGAAAAAAGGTGGGCGAACACGAGGGGTACTTTCAATGTCATGAGTTTGATGTGACCGACGTGCTGAGGGAGGGCGAGAACGAGCTGGTTTCGAAGGTGATTTCCCCGCGGGAGGAACCGGGAACCGTATGGCCGGATCGCAAGCGGTTGATCAAGGGAGTGTTCAGCCACCACGATGCCCGTCCCGGGGGCTGTTTTCCGGAAACCGGGCAGGATCAAACCACGGGAGGAATTTGGAACGACGTCCGCTTGTACTCGACACCGCCCGTCAAGCTGGAGCGATGCAAAATCACCCCGCATCTCAGGGAACGCGACGCCGTCGTCACGGTTGAAACCCGGTTTGCGGCGTTTCGGGAAGAGGCGGTAACGGTCCGCTTTCGCATTGAACCGGACAACTTCTCCTCCGACTCCGTCTACGAGCGGGTGATCACCCGGCACATGCCGCCCGGAGTTCACACCCTTTACACGGCGATCACCATTGATGAACCCAAACTGTGGTGGACTTGGGATCAGGGGGATCCTTCCCTCTACCGTTTGGTGGTCTCCCATGAGGTGGATGGGCAGGAGACAAAGGAGGTGTTCCGCTTCGGCCTTCGCGAAGTTCGCCAGGACGGGGACGGGAAAGTATTTCTCAACAGCCGGGAGATATTTCTCCGGGGGACCAACTACATTCCGACGCAGTGGCTGAGCCGGTGGACCGAGAAGGATTTCGCCCGGGATTTAAAGATGATGAGAGAGGCGCATATCAACGCGATCCGGGTTCACGCGCACGTTACGAGGGAAGAATTTTACCGCGCGTGCGATGAACAGGGCTTTTTCGTCTGGCAGGATTTTGCCCTGCAATGGTCCTATGAGGAATCGGACGAATTTGTCGAAAGTGCCGTCTCCCAGATCAAGGACATGGTGAATCAATTGTACAACCATGCGTCCATCCTGCTCTGGTGTTGTCACAATGAGCCGTCCAGCAATGAGAAATATCTGGATCCTCTCCTGGCCCATGCGGTGCGGGAGGAGGACGGAAAGCGCATCGTGAAGGAATCTTCGGGATACGCCGAGCACGTGTATCCCGGCTGGTACGTCGGCGAGATGCGGGACTTTGTCACCTTGCCCGGCGCTCCCTTCGTGACGGAATTCGGTGCCCAGGCGTTGCCGTCGCATGAGACCATGAAATCCATGATGGCCGAAAAGGATTTGTGGCCGCCCAATTGGGACGTCTGGGCCTACCACAATTTCCAGTACGATCAGATGTTTCACGTGGCGGGAGTCGAACTGGGACACCGCCTGGAAGATTTCATCGAGAACAGCCAGCAATACCAGGCGGAGCTGCTGAAATTCGCGATCGAGCATTACCGGCGCCACAAGGGGAAAATCACGGGCTTGTTCCAATTCATGTTCGTGGATTGCTGGCCGGGCATCACCTGGTCGGTCGTCGACGTTCATCGGCGTCCCAAAAAGGGCTACGGGGCGATGCGTTTGGCATACGCTCCCCTTCTCGTCAGCATGGAAAGGGAAAGGACCCGAGTGCTTCCGGGGTTTGCCCTGTTTAAACGGATGGTGGCCGTCAATGATTATCCCCGTGAATTTTCCGATGTGTCCGTGGAGGTTCGTTTGGAAGACGAAGCGGGGCGGACAGTGATGGAACGGCGGAGCGACCGGACTTGGGATATCGGACCAAACGGCGTCACCGTCCTGATCGACACCGGTCTGAAGCCGGAATGGAAGGTTCCCGAAGATCTGCCGCCGGGGGAGTACATCGTCGTCGCCTCGCTGGTTCAAGGAGAATGCGTTCTCACGTCCAACCGTGAATCCATCACCGTTTGTCCGCCGCCGAAAAAGCGAAAAGAGGATTTTCGGGTACATTGAAACGGCTTTGGATACGATCTTCATTCAGCCGGGCAAGTTGTTGCCCCGGCTTTTTTGTTTCACGCGGTTGACAGCACAGTTCATAATGTATATATTGTATATGAACACTTAGTTCAATATTATCACTTGCTCAAAGAAGGACGAGCCATGAAGATCGTTCTGTCCAACACCAGCAAAGAGCCGATTTACGAACAGATTCAGCGGCAGATCAAAGAAAGCATC
Coding sequences within:
- a CDS encoding 3-oxoacid CoA-transferase subunit B — protein: MNRKERIRHCIAKRAARELKDGDVVNLGIGIPTLVGDYIPPGVTVHFHTENGMLEVGPTPPPDQADPRLVNASRHPVSELPGASYFDSGLSFAIMRGGHLDATVIGALQVSQKGDLASWAIPGKPILGVGGAMDLVVGAKRVIVATTHQTKDGQPKILPECTYPLTAREEVDVLVTEHAVFRFERGKMILVEIGDHLALEDLKSITPAEYEIHPHLKVVNRWEGLE
- a CDS encoding LacI family DNA-binding transcriptional regulator, which codes for MATIKDVAKLAGVSISTASLALNNQPHVREETRKKVLEAAKQLNYQPNGIARDLKSSKTYTIGLILADLAGPFYSELIRGIQDVTASNGYDLVALSAVGENPKSVRYIQEKRTDGMIIMAHNISTEMIRKAARPDFPIIVLDRKMEADHIYSVGVDNRKAAFEAVSYLLKKGYRRIGYLGGPSNSTDNQQRFLGYRDALKAQGLKVEPKWCLQGRFVKEGGYQAVKLLAAQDLLPEAIFSANDEMAIGAMEALEERGIKVPQEVAIVGFDDIQLARYVRPALTTVRQPMYDMGSMAASLLFRLFQKDRSVRSVMLETELIIRESCGGNPSISGGMGNGMEGSDRWSLRNV
- a CDS encoding YesL family protein encodes the protein MEWRGVIGGAYEMCEWIMRLAYVNLLWLLFTFLGLGVLGFFPATSAMFTLVRGWLNGQEFKVFHAFWRSCRKNWIDANLLGYFLLAVGILLYVDIRLMRSFNHPFFDLLSFAALGFGFLYLVVLLYAFPLSVHLRLRKREIVRLALFAGMKQPLLTLFLLASIAMIALVNAVFPGLIPFLSGSVVCLVSMWAVLRLFPMSAEHFSAGQSRKAH
- a CDS encoding ABC transporter substrate-binding protein codes for the protein MKRIKPFAPVLAVCLIAATILAGCAEPNQAQGKTVVKFWYTWQGAEAEQMEKLIDEFNSSQDKIQVEGLSQGDLQKQLTAIVGGNPPDLAVHYDENRLASWANKGAMQPLDPYIEKDNYDLSDFLPGALEAVQYEGKTYGLPLGMNTWMLYYNEDLLKEAGLDGPPETIQELKEYSEKLDKTDAKGRLERLGLCTGAHQQYIWMYSFEGKMWDPKDKKVTPTDPGFRSSVELVADNWKRHGAQNMDRFQSGFGKYDSPQNPFFIGKCAMTIDGEWLATHIDRFAPNLNYGIAPIPHDEKHPEAKKVGYMNVNLLYIPKGAKNPDAAWEFLKWLTAKEQMLKFDVALGNLAPRKSAVDDPAFDKVPGFDRFAKYAKEHELKPLPSLPFKEEYLNEIQKQMDQILRGKISLDEGMRKIAEKIQPIADKTMK
- a CDS encoding carbohydrate ABC transporter permease — protein: MAKREWRSLWLGLAFASPFIIGFLFLTLIPFAQSFYYSLTEYDLFNEPRWVGLENYRRILEDPSFYKSLSNTFFMAFIAVPFHLTVSLLIALLLNMKVKGIALYRTLYYLPVAIPVVANSILWLWIFNPQYGILNEMLRGLNLPDQAWLMDPALTKPSLIIMGLWATGGGALIYLAALQGIPKELYEAAAIDGATAWDRFRHITFPALSPVTLFQLIMGLIGAFQIFTESFIFADGATGGPDQSLLFYAVNLYREAFVNLNMGYASALAWILFVIVMLITLIIFKTSLRWVYYGGE
- a CDS encoding carbohydrate ABC transporter permease; the encoded protein is MTRDQSKAAGKRRSLAYHLKRTVLPHVFLSLVGLIFLFPFVWLFLNSLKTPQEIFSLPPKLWPEELQWSNYARAFQSMPFFGYVLNTLFLVIANIVGHLFSAPLVAYSLAKIRWRGRGAVFALVLATVILPPQVTMIPMYIIFAKLGWVNTYLPLIIPSFLGSSFNIFLLRQFLLGIPNELSDAARIDGASEFRIYWQIMLPLLMPPLAAIAIFTFQGVWHDFFGPLIYLNDERLWTISVGLQGFLQQHGAQWELLMAAATLFTLPSVIAYFIGQKYFIQAGTQLVQYK
- a CDS encoding beta-galactosidase, with the protein product MNSVRVEKGRFVIDGKETFLFGGELHYFRVRREEWEQRLEMIAQAGCNLVSTYVPWVWHEREEGDIDLAGRTRREKDLKAFLELVREKGLYCFVRPGPYVMAEIRFEGIPSWLVERYPEVVAKRADGTDHPTRVVSYRHPLFLEKVRRWYREVNRVIAPMQHTRGGPVILYQLCNEVGMLHWVSNTSDFNEVTLAAFERYLKEKYGTVHALNKKHGTDADSFSHWIESFRKGAGDDSLSLHYEWRRFWRRYFREYIDQLKCFAEEDGIEVPFVVNVHGFKDYSIYSRGVDYPIGLSQLCEAASIEKAVLAGDFYPGHVGYDNFHDLVLASVYTQAVSRKEQPLFSAEFQSGRLADRPRLYPQDLDLITRTCIAHGMKALNYYMFTAGENYEDIGIFGRRHEWQAPVDSKGRPRPQYETARHLGRMLKTVGNRLVRAQKVVHTHVGFNPDDYLTDVVEPRFRPRMDELSFKREHFAFDGILRLLSAANISFDAVDLLKPFSAEEIPTLWVFSTSYMDPDLQERLARYVQEGGKLVLYPEIPTHDLEGNPCRILADRLELGKWEVIPGNDVVDVLGMESIAVKQRLRFERYEGEPIALCTRQNRRETAAYHKKAGSGEVLVLGIAIGQDFDYQLDVIRAVAERVGIRPHLSADTPHLSAIERRNGSESFLFVHNYTEWEQETNLYEGGRPLFDGEKIVLPPRSGAMYLRNFPIAEDLVIEYATVEMTHWESAEGRASLTVKPVGRSGVLKVRMGDGWRANIGGSPEKGLLRIGPIDAPVTLTFWRET